The following coding sequences lie in one Trichoderma breve strain T069 chromosome 1, whole genome shotgun sequence genomic window:
- a CDS encoding fungal zn(2)-Cys(6) binuclear cluster domain-containing protein: MAGCITCRQRKVKCDGRPGLCRRCEKLGIQCLSTGPPLSPQGTDLVARASNFTQAGHKRLRIPIACETCRKKKLKCDAQKPACSFCVRKQSQCLYVTAGRRWGELDSKISPRYAPSESSEQAAELPRNSPLSYDTSEVRETTLLSSHAAEEQFSRSPGRVSQSDVSASERGSERRVNEMSVNSAHSPRPAPSETQIRTLGTPSGQELLPYLDSFLENVHPISCNNFLHPGYLCEGLDRAPALLLLAICASSSKFLPGSRSRRNGLKWAAEARSLITRNFDHISTMTISAVQFLVLHEMHEGEYTSAWNLVGIATRMSMQLKLYESNSPGTFLQQECRRRLMWAVLVSDLLYESNSHIDLELLMDVPLPCNLWSFTQGQPCKTLTLRQLRGVVEDEAIKQSSNHCAYLINILVIRRKILTYMQEAQDSKMDLPWLPGSNFSILCEELETWRRNLPANYAFVERHMYTFRVSRHLDIFLMIHAYYHQCCIILFGAFVPEDVGSKIQRFVTQISPEFIQTCSDRYVSHARDISFLIQKVLKVEPDHLFRDPWLSLCIWDSTSALLASTRWQENRNSYRDDVTELVKLNLRALENSMPIIVLAKKVVCDARPPD, translated from the exons ATGGCTG GTTGCATTACTTGCCGCCAGAGAAAA GTCAAATGTGATGGAAGACCGGGGCTGTGTCGCCGCTGTGAGAAATTGGGCATTCAGTGTCTGTCCACAG GGCCGCCCCTCTCTCCACAAGGCACAGACTTGGTAGCACGGGCCTCGAATTTCACTCAGGCTGGCCACAAGCGTCTGCGGATTCCAATTGCGTGCGAGACATgtcgaaagaagaagctcaagtgCGACGCTCAGAAACCTGCATGCTCCTTTTGTGTACGGAAACAATCGCAATGCCTATATGTGACAGCTGGTCGGCGATGGGGCGAACTAGACAGCAAGATCTCGCCGAGATATGCACCTTCAGAGAGCTCAGAACAAGCCGCCGAGCTACCGAGGAACTCACCCCTCAGCTATGATACATCTGAGGTGAGGGAGACGACTTTACTCTCTAGCCATGCTGCAGAAGAACAGTTCTCCAGGTCTCCGGGAAGAGTCAGTCAGTCTGATGTATCGGCATCAGAAAGAGGTTCTGAGAGGCGGGTGAATGAAATGAGTGTGAACTCTGCCCATAGCCCAAGGCCGGCTCCATCCGAGACACAAATACGCACGTTGGGAACTCCCTCGGGCCAAGAACTGCTACCATACCTGGATTCTTTCCTGGAGAATGTCCACCCAATCAGTTGTAACAACTTTCTGCATCCAGGCTACTTGTGCGAAGGCCTTGACCGAGCACCGGCCTTGCTACTGCTCGCTATTTGTGCATCGTCGTCCAAATTTCTTCCTGGTTCCCGCAGCCGTAGGAACGGACTGAAATGGGCGGCAGAAGCGAGGAGCTTGATCACGCGTAACTTTGACCACATTTCAACAATGACCATCTCAGCGGTGCAATTTCTTGTTTTGCACGAGATGCACGAGGGAGAATATACCTCCGCATGGAACTTAGTTG GAATCGCTACTCGAATGTCGATGCAACTTAAGCTCTATGAGTCCAACTCACCGGGGACATTTCTGCAGCAGGAGTGCCGGCGTCGCCTAATGTGGGCGGTGCTGGTATCTGATCTCCTTTACGAGAGCAACAGTCATATCGACCTAGAACTGTTGATGGATGTACCCTTACCATGCAATCTATGGAGCTTCACCCAAGGACAACCTTGCAAGACTCTGACACTTCGTCAACTTCGCGGcgtggttgaagatgaggcaATAAAGCAGTCCTCTAATCACTGCGCATACCTGATTAACATTCTGGTGATTCGACGCAAAATCTTGAC TTACAtgcaagaagcccaagactCAAAGATGGACTTGCCCTGGCTTCCAGGGTCTAACTTCTCCATACTATGTGAAGAGTTAGAAACATGGAGGCGCAACTTACCAGCCAACTATGCTTTTGTTGAGCGTCACATGTACACTTTCAGAGTCAGCCGGCATCTTGACATCTTTCTCATGATCCATGCGTATTATCACCAATGCTGTATCATTCTATTTGGCGCCTTCGTTCCCGAAGATGTAGGCTCAAAAATCCAACGCTTCGTAACGCAAATTTCTCCCGAGTTCATCCAGACTTGTTCAGATCGGTATGTCTCCCACGCTAGAGATATTTCGTTCCTGATACAGAAGGTCTTAAAAGTCGAGCCGGATCATCTGTTCCGTGATCCGTGGCTCAGTCTTTGTATCTGGGATTCGACATCTGCTCTGCTCGCGTCAACTAGGTGGCAAGAAAATAGGAATTCTTACAGGGATGATGTCACGGAGCTGGTGAAGTTGAATCTGCGAGCTCTGGAAAATTCTATGCCAATTATAGTCCTGGCTAAGAAAGTCGTGTGTGATGCCAGACCACCTGATTAG
- a CDS encoding sulfatase domain-containing protein, with product MASTATETKRPNFLIILADDLGFSDPACFGGEIRTPNIDRLAKEGVRFTNFHAAAACSPTRAMIMTGTDHHIAGMPGYEGYLNEKVVALPEILQQGGYETFMSGKWHLGMTKERSPTARGFERSVGMLAGCCNHYAYQPPGSENDLPGFMQTSHIAVHLEDNEYLKSLPENWYSSDYYAEKMIGYLKDRAGRKDERPFFGYLAFTAPHWPLQAPQELIQHYRGQYKDGPGALRQSRMKRMIELGLMDPNTQPHPVVADEVTEWENMTEEEQAKSSRSMEAFSGMVESMDINIGKVLDELEKQGELDNTFVIFLSDNGAEGAAYEAYPMIRGPLLEHLEKYYDNSLENIGNANSFVWYGPRWAMAATAPSRLYKAYPTEGGVRVPAVVRYPKFKKEGISDIFATVMDLGPTILEMAGLTHPAPEWKGRKVVDMRGRSMTKWFNGKDETVHEKDFVQGWELLGRGAIRKGNWKAVFIPKPKGTEKWQLYNLDKDPGEVNDLAEQEPEILKTLLVLWDQYVLENGVIPMQPELGEYVEALEEQMTEQGWMEYEFWHPGAIQNPEKFIKKPPRFPSQRPQKAAWMD from the exons ATGGCATCAACCGCGACCGAAACCAAAAGGCCGAATTTTCTAATCATCCTCGCGGATGACCTAGGATTCTCGGACCCCGCATGTTTTGGCGGAGAAATCAGAACGCCCAACATTGACCGCCTAGCGAAGGAAGGCGTTCGGTTCACAAACTTTCATGCCGCAGCAGCATGTTCGCCTACGAGAGCCATGATCATGACTGGCACCGACCACCACATCGCCG GGATGCCCGGCTACGAAGGTTATTTGAATGAGAAAGTGGTGGCTCTTCCTGAGATTCTGCAACAAGGTGGCTATGAAACCTTCATGTCTGGAAAATGGCATTTGGGCATGACTAAGGAGCGCTCACCCACCGCGCGTGGCTTCGAGCGTTCTGTCGGAATGCTTGCGGGATGCTGCAACCATTATGCCTATCAGCCGCCAGGGTC GGAGAATGATTTGCCTGGTTTCATGCAGACCTCACATATTGCCGTACACCTAGAAGACAATGAATACCTCAAGAGCCTGCCAGAGAACTGGTACTCCTCGGACTACTATGCTGAAAAGATGATAGGATATTTGAAAGATCGTGCAGGACGGAAGGACGAGAGGCCGTTCTTTGGATATCTTGCGTTCACAGCGCCCCACTGGCCGTTGCAGGCTCCTCAGGAACTGATTCAGCACTACCGAGGCCAATACAAGGATGGACCCGGGGCCCTGAGACAGAGCAGGATGAAGCGAATGATCGAATTGGGACTGATGGACCCCAATACCCAGCCACACCCGGTCGTTGCGGACGAGGTTACAGAATGGGAAAACATGaccgaggaggagcaggccaagagctcaagaagcaTGGAGGCCTTTTCCGGCATGGTCGAG TCCATGGATATCAACATCGGCAAGGTACTAGACGAGCTAGAGAAGCAAGGAGAGCTTGATAACACCTTTGTGATCTTTCTCAGCGACAACGGCGCAGAGGGCGCGGCATATGAGGCATATCCAATGATTCGTGGTCCACTTCTCGAGCATCTCGAGAAGTATTACGACAATAGCCTCGAGAACATTGGAAATGCCAACTCCTTTGTCT GGTACGGTCCACGGTGGGCGATGGCCGCCACTGCACCATCTCGTCTATACAAAGCATACCCGACCGAGGGTGGAGTTCGCGTGCCTGCTGTCGTGCGTTATCCGAAATTCAAGAAAGAGGGAATCTCGGACATATTTGCCACCGTCATGGATTTAGGACCAACTATTCTTGAGATGGCTGGCCTGACCCACCCGGCACCGGAGTGGAAAGGCCGAAAAGTGGTCGACATGAGAGGCAGGTCCATGACCAAATGGTTCAACGGAAAAGACGAGACTGTACATGAGAAAGATTTCGTCCAAGGGTGGGAGCTTCTCGGCCGTGGTGCTATCAGAAAGGGAAATTGGAAGGCAGTTTTCATCCCCAAACCAAAGGGTACCGAAAAGTGGCAACTATACAACCTGGACAAAGACCCAGGCGAGGTCAATGATCTTGCTGAGCAAGAACCAGAAATCCTAAAGACACTACTTGTGCTATGGGATCAGTACGTATTAGAGAACGGCGTCATTCCGATGCAGCCCGAATTAGGAGAGTATGTCGAGGCTCTAGAAGAACAGATGACGGAACAGGGTTGGATGGAGTACGAGTTCTGGCATCCGGGTGCGATTCAGAACCCAGAGAAGTTCATCAAGAAGCCACCGAGGTTCCCGAGCCAACGTCCGCAGAAGGCTGCTTGGATGGATTAG